In one Bacteroidota bacterium genomic region, the following are encoded:
- a CDS encoding class I SAM-dependent methyltransferase, with the protein MAHQLKNKLIYTIHDRELKRCASQYMKGEMIDIGCGTKPYKDLFAPYISSHVGLDHAITQHDQSNIDLYGTAYEIPVEDDKFESAVCNAVLEHLEEPYDAIAECYRVLKPGGMAIYSVPFIWHVHEAPRDFYRYSKYGLEYLFNKAGFEIVELNALSGFWVTFGQLFTYNVYRLNKGPLKWLRIIDAIGLLIQGASYVMDKIDKTERWTWMYMVVAQKPAAK; encoded by the coding sequence ATGGCACATCAGTTAAAAAACAAGCTCATCTACACCATTCACGACCGTGAATTGAAGCGCTGTGCTTCTCAGTATATGAAAGGCGAAATGATCGATATAGGGTGCGGCACCAAGCCGTACAAAGATTTATTTGCGCCCTATATTTCCAGCCATGTTGGCCTGGATCACGCCATTACGCAGCACGACCAGAGCAACATCGACCTGTACGGCACGGCATATGAAATACCTGTCGAAGACGACAAATTTGAAAGCGCGGTATGTAACGCCGTGCTCGAACACCTGGAAGAGCCTTACGATGCGATAGCGGAGTGTTATCGGGTGCTCAAACCCGGCGGGATGGCGATATACAGCGTCCCCTTCATTTGGCACGTACACGAAGCACCCCGCGACTTCTATCGTTATAGCAAATACGGACTGGAGTACCTGTTCAACAAAGCCGGCTTTGAAATTGTTGAATTGAATGCATTGTCTGGCTTCTGGGTTACTTTTGGACAGTTGTTTACTTACAACGTATACCGACTCAACAAAGGCCCCCTCAAATGGCTAAGGATTATTGATGCCATCGGGCTGCTGATTCAGGGTGCATCTTATGTCATGGATAAAATTGACAAAACAGAACGGTGGACCTGGATGTACATGGTGGTTGCACAAAAGCCGGCAGCCAAATAA
- a CDS encoding formyltransferase family protein — protein sequence MRVIFFCGDGSRYGMAHLEPMLASDFEVVAVVFGTPARWATFRRALSGKKHVDLKHRSFFQLLKRIGPALMHRWRSRRERRDVLNMVARYNVPLWTEDDVNSEAFIAKAKKLAPDLVISAAYPQIFKQPLLDIGKKQAVNFHPSLLPKFRGAHPHFWTIVEGETESGVTAHVMTTALDEGPIVAQRGFDITGFTYADLYNKIVAETPALVQDVADYYLQGRGELKPQDPAGVSYYRNNRPIHSKIFWNLHSAERIKNLSRTGTAYFFFRGKKIMLLQAEARDKNRNMTNSLEVVPGAIVDVKDNGLVVQASSGFVHIQQIRYQNKTLEFKQWAKSWRIHIGEILG from the coding sequence ATGAGAGTCATTTTTTTCTGTGGAGATGGATCGCGTTACGGGATGGCCCACCTCGAACCCATGCTTGCCTCAGACTTTGAGGTTGTTGCCGTTGTATTCGGTACGCCGGCGCGGTGGGCTACATTCAGACGCGCACTCTCAGGGAAAAAACATGTTGATTTAAAGCACAGATCGTTCTTTCAACTGCTCAAGCGCATCGGCCCGGCCTTGATGCACCGTTGGCGCAGTCGGCGCGAGCGGCGCGACGTACTGAACATGGTTGCACGATACAACGTCCCTTTGTGGACGGAGGACGACGTAAACAGCGAAGCATTTATCGCCAAAGCCAAAAAATTGGCGCCCGACCTGGTCATTTCTGCAGCCTACCCACAAATTTTCAAACAGCCCCTGCTCGACATCGGCAAAAAACAGGCGGTCAACTTTCATCCGTCGCTGCTACCAAAATTCAGAGGCGCGCACCCGCACTTCTGGACCATAGTGGAAGGGGAAACGGAAAGCGGTGTCACCGCACACGTGATGACAACGGCGCTCGACGAGGGCCCGATTGTTGCACAACGCGGGTTTGACATTACAGGCTTCACTTACGCCGATCTATACAACAAGATAGTTGCAGAAACGCCGGCCCTCGTGCAGGATGTTGCTGATTATTACCTGCAAGGACGGGGAGAACTAAAGCCCCAGGATCCGGCCGGCGTCTCGTATTATCGAAACAATCGGCCCATCCACAGCAAAATCTTCTGGAATCTTCATTCAGCAGAACGAATAAAGAACCTGAGCCGCACGGGCACTGCTTACTTTTTCTTTCGGGGCAAGAAGATCATGTTATTGCAGGCTGAGGCCCGCGATAAAAACAGAAACATGACCAACAGCCTCGAAGTTGTCCCGGGTGCAATTGTTGACGTCAAAGATAACGGACTTGTCGTACAGGCCAGCAGTGGCTTTGTCCATATTCAGCAGATCCGCTATCAGAACAAAACATTAGAATTTAAACAATGGGCCAAAAGCTGGCGCATTCATATCGGTGAGATACTGGGCTGA